CTGCAATTCGGCCATCGGCAAGTTGGGAGACGATCCCGACACCGTCCGGCGGGCTGCCGCCTACTTGGAAGGAACCTCGTGGAAGCCAACCCTCGTAGCACCGGGCGTCTACCGGCTGCCTTCCTGACGCCTGGCTCCTCGTCCTTCATGGACTTCCTCGGCGAGCACTCTCCCGAGCTGCTCCCGGGCAAGCGTGTCCTGCCTCCGGTGCAGGGCGTGATCCAGGCACCCCACGGCACGACGATCGTCGCCGCGTCCTTCCCCGGCGGCGTGGTGCTCGCCGGTGACCGGCGGGCCACCATGGGCAACATGATCGCCCAGCGTGACATCGAGAAGGTCTTCCCGGCCGACGAGTACTCCGCCGTCGGCATCGCCGGCACCGCAGGCCTGGCGGTGGAGATGGTCAAGCTGTTCCAGCTCGAGCTGGAGCACTTCGAGAAGGTGGAGGGGGCCCAGCTCTCCCTCGAGGGCAAGGCGAACCGTCTGTCCACGATGATCCGCAGCAATCTCGGCATGGCCATGCAGGGCCTCGCGGTGGTCCCGCTCTTCGCAGGCTGGGATGTCGACCGGGAGAAGGGCCGGATCTTCTCGTACGACGTCACCGGCGGCCGTTCCGAGGAGCACGGCTACGCCGCGACGGGTTCCGGGTCGATCTTCGCCCGCGGGTCGATGAAGAAGCTCTTCCGCGAGGACCTGGCCGAGGAGCAGGCGCTCACGCTGGTCATCCAGGCGCTCTACGACGCGGCCGACGAGGACTCCGCCACGGGCGGGCCCGACGTGGGCCGCCGTATCTACCCGATCGTCACCGTCATCACCGACGAGGGTTTCCGCAAGCTGACCGAGGCCGAGACCTCCGAGATCGCCCACGCGGTCCTGGAGCGCCGGAGGGAGCAGCCCGACGGCCCGAGGGCCGCGCTGCTCTGATGTTCCCCAGGACACCGCTGGGCGGTGCCTCCTCGCCACTGACAGAAAGGGACGGATAGCCGGTGTCGACGCCGTTCTATGTCTCACCACAGCAGGCGATGGCCGACCGGGCGGAATACGCCCGCAAGGGCATCGCGCGCGGCCGCAGCCTGGTCGTGATGCAATACGCCGACGGCATCGTCTTCGTCGGCGAGAACCCGTCCCGCGCGCTGCACAAGTTCAGCGAGATCTACGACCGGATCGGCTTTGCCGCGGCCGGCAAGTACAACGAGTACGAGAACCTGCGCATCGGCGGCGTCCGCTACGCCGACCTGCGCGGCTACACCTACGACCGCGACGACGTGACGGCCCGCGGCCTCGCGAACGTCTACGCGCAGACGCTGGGCACGATCTTCTCCAGCGCCGGCGAGAAGCCGTACGAGGTCGAACTGGTCGTCGCCGAGGTGGGCACGTCGCCGGAGGGCGACC
The genomic region above belongs to Streptomyces marianii and contains:
- the prcB gene encoding proteasome subunit beta; translated protein: MEANPRSTGRLPAAFLTPGSSSFMDFLGEHSPELLPGKRVLPPVQGVIQAPHGTTIVAASFPGGVVLAGDRRATMGNMIAQRDIEKVFPADEYSAVGIAGTAGLAVEMVKLFQLELEHFEKVEGAQLSLEGKANRLSTMIRSNLGMAMQGLAVVPLFAGWDVDREKGRIFSYDVTGGRSEEHGYAATGSGSIFARGSMKKLFREDLAEEQALTLVIQALYDAADEDSATGGPDVGRRIYPIVTVITDEGFRKLTEAETSEIAHAVLERRREQPDGPRAALL
- the prcA gene encoding proteasome subunit alpha, with product MSTPFYVSPQQAMADRAEYARKGIARGRSLVVMQYADGIVFVGENPSRALHKFSEIYDRIGFAAAGKYNEYENLRIGGVRYADLRGYTYDRDDVTARGLANVYAQTLGTIFSSAGEKPYEVELVVAEVGTSPEGDQIYRLPHDGSIVDEHGSVAVGGNAEQISSFLDQRHRDGMSLAEALKLAVQALSRDTNGGEREIPAERLEVAVLDRTRPQQRKFKRIVGRQLSRLLGADDAAAAPTEAPSDEEAPEDEA